CAACCACCAGTTTCCCGGGTGGGTACTTTAGCGGAGGGCATAGTTCTGCAGCAGGGGCCCCCGCTGATGTTATCAGTGCTTCCTATTTTGATATCGCTGGGGGTTGTGATTTGATTTACGGTGACCCAAATGACCCCACTTGTACGTCGGCAGGTACCGGTGAAGTTGATTGCTCGCAAATGGGTAATGTGTATAGCGGGGGAGGTGGTGGTAACATAATCCTATTTGAGATTGCTTATACGCGAGTACAAGCAACCGGTGGTCCCAGAGGAAGTTGTACTCCCGTTGGGGGCGCGTTGTACTGTGCATATCCGGTTCGCAATTGGTGTACCCCATCAACGACCCCGCCGGACAATGATTACACCGGCCGCACAGTATCCGACCGCACCATTTACGGATATTGGGAGACGTTTACGCCGGGGGTAAGCATACTTGGGGGACCGTGGGAATTTGCCAACGGACAAGCCTGGGGCACAAATGCCCCGTTGGATTACGCCAATTGCACCCGCAGTAATTAGCGAGTACGCTTCCCAAAGGGATTTGCTATGACTGTTGAACTCAATGAACTAGAGATGATGTTGATTCAGCAACTCTTGAATCAACACATTGTTGCTAAGGTTCGTGCCAAAGAGGAAGTCCCAACCGCATCGCAGCTGCTTGAAAGGCTGCATGACATACGGGACGCTTCGATCATTGCAGAAAGGGCTGCTCAGGAGCCCTCCAACAGGTAAACCAAAAGGAACTTGCAAAGCTCTGCCCCAAAAGACTGTCTTTGGGGCAACTTCTTTTTGGAGGTGTTGCCGATCCTCAGTACCCACCGGGGCAAAACCCCTAGAAAGCCGGGGTTTCGTGACAAAGGTTACCCCCGGGAATAAAAATGCCGTTTTAAGGCGATTTAAGCCCCCGTAAGTTTCCCACCTACCTCGGCACCCAAAATTGAATTATCTTCGGGAAATCGAAGCCCTGTAGCGGCGTTGGCCATTCTGCGCGAAGGAAAAACCTGGCGACGACAGTTGAAACACGGAAGCACGTGGACGAGGAACGTTGATGACAAACGTTGGTATAACTGGTACATGGAAAACTCCCGTAAATACTCGGGTTGTCAGCAAGTTAAGACGACGAGTGATTTCGGGGGTAAAAGTCACGAAAGTCGCGTACGCCATTCACGACAGTCGCGCCTTTAGGCGCTGAGGTCGCTTCACACCTGCGAACTACCCTAACTCGCCGCAGCCTCTGGCGCGATCGCCTGCTCCGCCACAACTGCAATCCCATCGCGATAGCTCACGGTCCTGCCGGAAATCGCCGGCACTCTCTCCCCCGGCACCAGAATCCCAACCAAATTGAGCGGATCGGCCGCCGACAACGTGATCGTGTCGCCACTGAGCGGCAGGCCGCGCATGGCCCGCACCGACTCCACTGCGACCGGCAGCGCGAATTGTTCGCCGAGAAATCCATCGACAAAGCGCCCGCCCCGAATCTCTCCCCGATCTTCGAGCCGCCGGAAGGCCATCAGCAACTCGCGCCACGGCGGTAAATTCGACTCCCGCGCCAGCAGATCGCGAATCACGATGCCATAGCGCCGTAGCAGCATCCAGCAGGCCGCCTCTACTGCGCGGGCTCTTTCCGCAGCCACGTCCGCATGCAGGAGCGCCCATCGCCCCGCGCTGTGCCGCGGACGCGTGCTCTTCCCGCTTCCCTGTCCCGCCCGCCGCTTGGGATCGATCAGCGCCCGCAGATTGTCGAATCCATCTGCCGTCACCAAACCCGCCGCCACCAGTTCCCAAAGGCCAGTTTCAATCTCCGCTTTCAGCTTCCCTGTGCCGCGCACCATATCGGCAAAGAACGACGCTCCGCGCTGCCGCAGAAACTCCAACACCAGTTGTGCGATATGGCTTAACCCGCGCGTCTCAGCCTCCTCGCCAGCTGCGTGCCGCGGAATCATCCAGTCCGCCTGCTCACGCACAAAAAATGTGATCGGCGCCACACTTGTCGGAACCACCCGGCGCTGTCGCGCCTGCGGCGCATCTTCGCTCACGGTAGGCTTTACTCTGGCATCGATCGTCGCCGGATGCGGCGACAATCTCCCCCATCCCACCGCCCCGGTCAGGCAAAGCTGATCCAGCCACTTCGGATCGTAGTCGGCAACTCTTCGCGCCAGCACCTGGCGCTCCCACGCATTGGCCGGAATCTCAAATCCCTGCAACTGCTGTAACACTTCCAGCGTCCCACGCTCGCCCAAAACCTCCGACCCCGGAGCCAGGTGCTGCCAGCGCAACAGCCACCGCATAAACCCAGCCGCCGTGATGGGCTCAATCTGCTTCCGCAGCATCCCCACGGTCAGCCGATGAATTCGCGCCAGCAACCGCCGCTCACACCACTCCGTCTCGCCGGCTCGTGGAGGAGCGGACGCCCCCGTTCGCCCGATCGACCGAAGCTCGATCTCTTCTTGCGCCGTCTCCTGTGGCGCGGGCACTCCTGCCCGCGAGGCAGCGCCACTAAAGCTTCCCCGCAGTACAGTCCCGGCAGCTTCCATGCGCAGCAAAGCCTTCTCAATATCAGAAGCCGCTATCCCCACCATTTCCCCAAGTCCAGAAGCAGTCACTGGCCCCACATGCGACATCCACCCGGTAACCAGCGAAAGCAAAGCGTCATCGCGCGAGATGTCTCCAGTCTCCACGTCAGCCAGAGTCTGTTCAAATTCCCCTGAAGGAAACAAAGCCGCGAAGCTGCGAGCCCGTTCGGCCGCAACCCAGTACCGCCGGCCCTCGAACGAAGTCACTCCAGCGCGCCCTTCGTTCACCAGTCTCTCGAAGTACCCATGCCATTCGGCAGAAATCATGTGGGGACAGCCGCCCTCGGCTGTCCGGTTCAGCGAAGCTGAACTGTCTTGGCCGAAAGCTTCGGACACTCCTGCGGCAAGGATAGGTCGAGCTTCGCTCGACCGGACAGCCGAGAGCCTGCCCTGAGCTTGTCGAAGGGGCGGCTGTCCCCACATGAGTTCCAACTCCTCCGGCAGCACCACCAGTGTATGCAGCACGTCATGCAACTCATCCGCATCCCGCACATCCGGCCAAGCCTCCTGCCGCACCTGCGCAATCGCCCCCGGATCGAGCCCGCCCACCTCTTCCAGCACCGATTCCGGCAGCACCCGCCGCATATTCACTGCACGCGCCCGCCGCTCTTCCAGCGGCGCGTCATCCAGATACGCATACGGATTCGCATTCAGAATCTCATGCGAAAACTGCGACGGCACCGGCGTATCGACCGCAATCACGCGAATCGCACCCGAAGCCATGCCCCGCAACAGTGACTTCAGTCCTTCCACATCCATCGCCTCGGTGAGCACATCTTTCATCACCTCGCCCACCAGCGGATGGTCCGGAATCTTTCTTTCACCCTCGATGTTCTCGAAACAGGCCGCCGCGTCAGGAAACACCGACGCCAGCAGATCGTCCGACCGCATTCGCTGAATCTGCGGCGGAACTTTCTTGCCGTTTTGAAAACGCAGCAACGCCAGCGCCCGGTTCGCATCCCAGCGCCAGCGGGTAGCAAAGATGGGAGAATCAAGCGCCGCCTGCTCCAGAATCGGCTGCACCGTATCCGCTTGCAAGAATTGAAAAACGTCGCCCAGCGGAAAACTGTGCTGCTCGGCCAGCGCAATGTTCAATCCGTTGTCGGTCGCCGCCGCCTGCAACTCGAAATTGAACCCCACGCAGAATCGCTTGCGCAGCGAAAGTCCCCAGGCCTTGTTAATCCGCCCTCCAAACGGTGCGTGAATCACCAACTGCATCCCGCCGGCCTCATCAAAAAACCGCTCCGCGATCACCGTCGTCTGAGTCGGCACCGCTCCCAGCACCGCCCGACCTTGCAGCACATATTCGATCATCTGCTCCGCGCCGGAATCATCCAGGCCGCACTGATCCTTCAGCCATGAAACCGCAGCGGCCACTTCCGGCTGCGTCGCCGAAAATCCGACGGAAGAAGTATGCGGCAGCATTTCGCTGATCTTTTCTCGCAGCTCGCCCACATGCGCCGACAATTCCTGAGTCCGTGCCGGAGCTTCCCCGCGCCAGAACGGAACGTTGGGCGGCGCGCCGTGCGCATCCTGCACCAGCATGCGTCCGGCATTGGTCTCGATGCGATGAATCATCCACGACGTGTTTCCCAGCAGCATGATGTCACCGCGATTGCTCTCGACCGCAAAATCCTCGTCGACGGTGCCGACGACCACGCCGTCGGGCTCAGCAACCACCGTGTAGAGAGAATTGTCCGGAATCGCTCCGCCGCTGGTGATTGCCGCCAGCCGCGCCCCTCGGCGTGCCCGCAACTTCCCATTCACCCGATCGCGATGCAGATACGCCCCATAGCGCCCGCGCCGCGCCGCAATCCCCTCCGACAACATTTCCAGAATCGAATCGAACGTCGCGCGCTTCAGAGCACGATAGGGATAAGCGCGCCTCACAAGATCGAAGAGTTCCTCTTCGTCCCATCCGTCATCACCGGCGTCGCTTCTCGTAGCGTCGTCGGCAGCGCCACTCTTTGTAGCGCCGGCGTCCCCGCCGGCTGTCGCGGGGCCATCCTGGCCGCGAAGCTGGAGTTGAGGCGCAGTTGTCGAGTTTTGCCCCGCCGCCGCACAAGCCGCCACAATCTGCTGCGCCAGCACATCCAGCGGCGCCTCTGGAATCATCAGTCGATCCAGATCCCCCTGCTTGATCGCGCGCACCAGCGCCGCGCACTCCATCAAATCATCGCGAGTCGTGCAAAAGAACCGCCCCTTCGGCACCGCTCCCCGCCAGTGTCCCGACCGCCCCACGCGCTGAAGAGCAACGGCGATCGCCCGCGGAGAATTAATCTGCACCGCCAGATCGACCGTCCCCACATCGATCCCAAGTTCGAGCGACGCGGTCGCAACCAGCACTCGCACTTGACCTTCTTTCAACTTCTTCTCCGCCGCCAGCCGCAGCTTGCGCGACAAACTGCCGTGATGCGCCGCGACATTCTCTTCGCCCATGCGCGCGCCCAACTCGTGACACATGCGCTCCGCCATCCGGCGCGTATTGACAAACACCAGCGTTGATCGGTGTTGGTTCACCAACTCGACCAGCCGGTCGTAAATCGTGTCCCACATCTCATTCGACGCCACCGGACCCAGCGGCATGGGCGGCACTTCGATCCCGAGATCGAGCTTCCGCTTATGCCCGATATCAACAATCACGGGATCGGGCCGTGTCGTCCCAAGTTCAGAACTCCCCATCAAGAAATGCGCCACTTCCTCAATCGGCTTCTGCGTCGCGGAAAGCCCAATCCGCACCGGAGGCCGATGCGTCAGCGCCTCCAGTCGTTCCAGCGACAGTGCCAGATGCGCCCCGCGCTTGTCATCGGCCACGGCATGAATCTCGTCGACGATCACCGTCTCCACATCGCGCAGGATCGCACGGCTCTTATCCGCAGTCAGCAAAATGTAGAGGGACTCCGGCGTGGTCACCAGAATGTGCGGAGGCCGTTTCAGCATCGCGCGCCGCTCCGGTTGCAGGGTGTCACCAGTGCGCACCGCCGTGCGAATCTCCGGCATCAGCAGCCCACGCTCGCCCGCCAGCGCGAGAATCTCCCCGAGTGGTATCTCCAGATTTTTTTGGATGTCGTTGCCCAACGCCTTGAGCGGCGAAACGTAAAGCACTTCGGTGCGATCGGACAACTCGCCCGCGAGCGCCTTGCGCACCAACCGGTCAATACACGCTAAGAATGCAGCGAGAGTTTTTCCGGACCCGGTCGGTGCCGAAATCAGCGTGGTCCGCCCCGCGAGAATGTGCGGCCACCCCTGCTCCTGCGGCTCCGTAGGAGTCCCAAACTTCCCCACAAACCACTCCGCCACCAGCGGGTGAGCCCAAGCCAGGGATTCAGGAAGGAACTGCATCAGGACATTCTAGAACGAAACGGGATTTTCGCCAAGCATTCGCCTCGCATAGCTTCTAGCTCCTGGCTCCTAGCCAAAAGCAAAAAAGGCAGAAGGCGCCAAGGACCTGATAATTGTTTCTTCAGTGCGCAAGATGCTCTGATAACTAAAATCCTCTGCGCCCGGTCTTCGTGATTTTGGTTTGGTTCAGGTTTTTGTTCTTGGCTAGAAGCTAGTAGCTAGGTGCTAGAAGCTGAAAACAAAAACCCATCGGATGCTTGCTTGGGGCGTGCTCGGGTCAGCATCCGATGGGCTACCGTTTTCTCCTTACTCACCCTGTTGTTTTCAGGAGTATGTTTAAAAATTAAACACCCGATGCGCGCGAAGTTCCGTCTAATTTTGTAAAGCTTTGTAAAATCCCGCTCAGATTTTTTTTTCGAATTTAATTTGATTCCGTCAGCGCCGGAGGCTTTGCCGCCATGAGTTCGGTAAAGCGCTTATCTTTTCGCAGTTCCGCAAATTCCGCGTCGTTGTACACGCTATTAAAATCCTTGTACCCCGCTTCCAGCGCCTTCTTCAGATATTCCAGCGACCGGTCGGAGTAACCCATCTTGGCGTAGAGTTTGGCAACCGTGAAGTCGTATCGAGCGCGATCCCCGGGACTTGGCAACTGTGCCTGCACGCCGCCGCGCGACGTTCGCTCAAACACGTCGGGATCGATTTGCACGGCGCGCTCATACGCCAGCACGGCCGGCTCGAATTCCTTCTTGGCAAATAGCGCCGCTCCCAGATTGCTGTAAAACGATGCCGAAGTATTATCGATCGCAATCGCCCGCCGGTAGTCCTTAATTGCCGCCCCGTATTTCTTTTCTTCGTAGAGCGATACACCGCGATTGTTATAGGCATCGGCATATTTGCGGTCGGCTCTGACGGATTCATCGAAACACTTCTTCGCTTCACGATTACGCTGCAACATCAGATTCGTAATTCCAATCTTGTTGAGCAAGTTCGCGGAGTTCGGATGCTTGGCCAGCGCCGCGCGATAGTAGTCGAGCGCGTCCAGGTAAAGTTTGGAAGCGCGCAATTGCTCGGCTCGCGCCTCCAGTACCTCCGCAGTCGCATCGGGCGCCGGCGGGTCGATCGTCCGCAACATGGGCGGTCTAATCTGAACTTGTTCGGAGTGCGCAGCCTGACCCCACATCGGACTCGAAATCAGGCAAATAAAAACGGTGAGAAACGAGACGGGAACCAACAGTACTTTCGGGCAGGACGACATTGGCCACCCCCCAGCTATTGCACACATTCTGGCACAGTTTCAGGCAGCCGGCGAAGATTTTATCGCAACGGGTTTGAGCGAAAGGCCTGAAATCTGAGGTCCACGCCTGACGCCGTTTAGTGCGGCACAGTCTGCCCGCTGTCTATAGGCTTAGACACCGGAGCCGGGTTTTTGTCATCCTTAAATATTCCCGCTATCTTGCCGAATAAACCCTTCTTTTTCTTCGGATCCTGAGGATTATTGGGATTATTCGGGTCCTGACCGGCTTGGGCCTGGACGGGCTGCACCGGTTTTTCGCCCCCAAACATACGCGAGAAGAACCCCTTCATCCCATTTTGCGCATCGCAGGTATCGTGCGGCTCCGTGCCCGCCACGAACGCCGAGACATAGTCGTCGGTGCAGTTGGGTGTGGCCAGGCGGTTCGTCGCCTTGTCCAGCTGCACATCTACTACGCCGGTCGGCTGCTGGAATGCCTTCATATCGGAGTATTGCGGCAGCGCCGCCGCCTTCTTCATGAACTCCGCCCACATCGGCGCCGCCGTCAGTCCACCCGTGATTCGTAGATCGCTGTAATCGTCGTATCCCACCCACACAATGCACAGCAGGTTCGAGGTGTACCCCGCGAACCATCCGTCGTGCGAACTGCCCGTCTTTCCCGCCGCCGGAGGCTTGAATCCCCGGCCGCGCACCGCCGAAAATCCGAGCCCGTTATTAATCACGCCCTCCATCATGTTGGTCATGACGTAGGCGACCCGTGGATCTAGGACCTGCCGCTGGTCTGTCGTGTAATTCGCGATCACGTCGCCCTTACCGTTGCGCACCGACCGCAGCAGAATGGGCGACAGCCGTATGCCATTGTTCGCAAATGCCGTGTACGCTCCCGACATGTCCAGCGGTGAAGCGTCATACGATCCCAGCGCCATCGCTGGAGTCGCCTTCACCGAAGCGATCCCCGCCGATCGCGCCAGGTCCGCCACTTTGTCGTAGCCCACTTCCTCCGCCACTTTCACCGTCGCGTTATTCAACGACATCGCCAGCGCATACCGCAGCGTTACGTCTCCGTGATATTCCTCTTTGTAATTTCTCGGCTCGTAGATCTGGTCGCCATAGGCAAAGCTCGCCGGCTCGTCGGTCACCGTCGACGCCGGGGTCAGCACGGC
This genomic stretch from Candidatus Sulfotelmatobacter sp. harbors:
- a CDS encoding DEAD/DEAH box helicase, with product MQFLPESLAWAHPLVAEWFVGKFGTPTEPQEQGWPHILAGRTTLISAPTGSGKTLAAFLACIDRLVRKALAGELSDRTEVLYVSPLKALGNDIQKNLEIPLGEILALAGERGLLMPEIRTAVRTGDTLQPERRAMLKRPPHILVTTPESLYILLTADKSRAILRDVETVIVDEIHAVADDKRGAHLALSLERLEALTHRPPVRIGLSATQKPIEEVAHFLMGSSELGTTRPDPVIVDIGHKRKLDLGIEVPPMPLGPVASNEMWDTIYDRLVELVNQHRSTLVFVNTRRMAERMCHELGARMGEENVAAHHGSLSRKLRLAAEKKLKEGQVRVLVATASLELGIDVGTVDLAVQINSPRAIAVALQRVGRSGHWRGAVPKGRFFCTTRDDLMECAALVRAIKQGDLDRLMIPEAPLDVLAQQIVAACAAAGQNSTTAPQLQLRGQDGPATAGGDAGATKSGAADDATRSDAGDDGWDEEELFDLVRRAYPYRALKRATFDSILEMLSEGIAARRGRYGAYLHRDRVNGKLRARRGARLAAITSGGAIPDNSLYTVVAEPDGVVVGTVDEDFAVESNRGDIMLLGNTSWMIHRIETNAGRMLVQDAHGAPPNVPFWRGEAPARTQELSAHVGELREKISEMLPHTSSVGFSATQPEVAAAVSWLKDQCGLDDSGAEQMIEYVLQGRAVLGAVPTQTTVIAERFFDEAGGMQLVIHAPFGGRINKAWGLSLRKRFCVGFNFELQAAATDNGLNIALAEQHSFPLGDVFQFLQADTVQPILEQAALDSPIFATRWRWDANRALALLRFQNGKKVPPQIQRMRSDDLLASVFPDAAACFENIEGERKIPDHPLVGEVMKDVLTEAMDVEGLKSLLRGMASGAIRVIAVDTPVPSQFSHEILNANPYAYLDDAPLEERRARAVNMRRVLPESVLEEVGGLDPGAIAQVRQEAWPDVRDADELHDVLHTLVVLPEELELMWGQPPLRQAQGRLSAVRSSEARPILAAGVSEAFGQDSSASLNRTAEGGCPHMISAEWHGYFERLVNEGRAGVTSFEGRRYWVAAERARSFAALFPSGEFEQTLADVETGDISRDDALLSLVTGWMSHVGPVTASGLGEMVGIAASDIEKALLRMEAAGTVLRGSFSGAASRAGVPAPQETAQEEIELRSIGRTGASAPPRAGETEWCERRLLARIHRLTVGMLRKQIEPITAAGFMRWLLRWQHLAPGSEVLGERGTLEVLQQLQGFEIPANAWERQVLARRVADYDPKWLDQLCLTGAVGWGRLSPHPATIDARVKPTVSEDAPQARQRRVVPTSVAPITFFVREQADWMIPRHAAGEEAETRGLSHIAQLVLEFLRQRGASFFADMVRGTGKLKAEIETGLWELVAAGLVTADGFDNLRALIDPKRRAGQGSGKSTRPRHSAGRWALLHADVAAERARAVEAACWMLLRRYGIVIRDLLARESNLPPWRELLMAFRRLEDRGEIRGGRFVDGFLGEQFALPVAVESVRAMRGLPLSGDTITLSAADPLNLVGILVPGERVPAISGRTVSYRDGIAVVAEQAIAPEAAAS
- a CDS encoding tetratricopeptide repeat protein, encoding MSSCPKVLLVPVSFLTVFICLISSPMWGQAAHSEQVQIRPPMLRTIDPPAPDATAEVLEARAEQLRASKLYLDALDYYRAALAKHPNSANLLNKIGITNLMLQRNREAKKCFDESVRADRKYADAYNNRGVSLYEEKKYGAAIKDYRRAIAIDNTSASFYSNLGAALFAKKEFEPAVLAYERAVQIDPDVFERTSRGGVQAQLPSPGDRARYDFTVAKLYAKMGYSDRSLEYLKKALEAGYKDFNSVYNDAEFAELRKDKRFTELMAAKPPALTESN